A window of Garra rufa chromosome 6, GarRuf1.0, whole genome shotgun sequence genomic DNA:
taatgaaatctgagagctttctgaccctacatagacagcaacacaactaccatgttcaaggccttaaaatgtagtaaggacattgttaaaatactttGTGACATAGGTGGTTCAacctttattttataaagttaCGAGAATAAGAAACTTGACAaacccctaaccctaacccaatACTGTGCTGTGTCTTACAGATAAAGCACCCCTGTCCAAGAGCTTACTGCTGCTTCCTACGGTCCTCACTGTGCTGCTGACTGTGCTTCTGCCTCAGTACCAGGATCTGTTCATATACAACCTCCAGGCTATCAGACAGGGCAAGCAGGTGAGATATTAAACCAGTTTACCTGAATAATTCAGTGCACTACATCAATTGTATACATTTAACAATTAATACTGCTTTACAATGTTTGccctgttattattattttttattactgcaGTAATAATAATGGAATATtcataatgtatgttttcttttaGTATAACAATAATTTAGTTATGTCAAAATCAAGAAATCATACAATAAAAAATTGGTTCTGTATATTGGTGATGTGATGCTTAAAggattcacttccagaataaaaaattcacgataatttactcactcctgtGTCATCAagggtgttcatgtctttctttagtcaaaaagaaattaaggtttttgaggaaaacattccaggatttttcttcatatagtggacttcaatggggattggCGGGTTgacggtccaaattgcagtttcagtgcagcttcaaagggctctacacaatcccagccatggAATAAGGATTTTATCTAGGGAAACAGTCAGTCGCTGTctaaaaaataacaaatgtatacacttcttaaccacaaatgcactagttctgtgatgcacatgcacgactttacacattacataatcacatgGGAAAGGACAAGGTAACACGTGGTTAGCTCTTTGtatgtgtacttcagttcaaaaaggtaggaaagggcaaaaaaactagtcattttccctttttttgtatagggcgtttgagtttctttacacgtttgctttgtaaaaacTAAATCGGTACTTTTGTctacgtcacacgtgacctttccagcATAACTATGTAATATGTGAAGTtgggctagtgcaagacaagtatttgtggttaaaaagaatgtacatgtactttttttttatatgaaaatgGCTGATCGTTATGCTACATAACGCTGGGAACGTGTAAagcccttagaagctgcattggaccttcaatccataggcacccattgaagttcactatatggagaaaaattttggaatgttttcctcaaaaacaatttcttttagACTGtaaaagtcatgaacatcttgaatgacatggggtaagtaatttatcaggaaatttatattctgaaaatgaactaacGTTTTAAAATAAACTGTATCATATCGGTCATAAAAGAGCATTATCAGTCGTTCTCTTGTCCAAGCTTCTGGACAGTTTCCacctatgtgaccctggaccacaaaaccagtcttaagtcgctggggtacatttgtagcaatagccaaaaatacattgtatgggtcaaaattattgatttttattttatgctaaaaatcattaggaaattaagtaaagatcatgttccatgaagatcttttgtaaaattcctactataaatgtatcaaaatgtaatttttgattagtagtatgcattgttaagaccttaatttggagaactttaaaggtgatttcaaatagatttgtctcggccaaatattgtcctatcctaacaaacgatacatcaatagaaagcttatttattcagctttcatatgatgtatatacatctaaattttgtaaaatttaaccttatgactggttttgtggtccagggtcacatataatcaatTGATTTATTGGATTTTTGGAATTGCATTTATTGTGtgtgtaaatatttttaactaatagcatattttaaaatatttctagtATTTCTAAACGCAATTATTCCGTGTGTTCCATGGCTCTCTTGTAGTTCTGGAGGCTGGTGAGTGGAAGGCTCGTCTGCTTGGACCTGAAAGACACTTTCTGCAGTAGTTTGCTTATCTACAATTTTCGTATTTTTGAGAGAAGGTTTGGCAGCCACAAATTTGCTGTAAGTTTCAAGTGTGAATAGTAGCAGCCTTGTATGTCTTCCCGTTTTTTGTTtcacagtgttttattttatattgcattgcaaaatgtatgagtatcagattttttttttgtctggatGAGTGACCTTTTCAGTACACTGTTTGTGAAGTACTGACACAACATGCTTCTGCTTTGTTATACCATagacaaagacaaaaaaatgattttaatcatTTAAGATTTGCactcattttctaaaataaataaataaaattgcattgcaTATACACTTCtattcaaaattttaaatttaaacttattttattacattaaatactccagtcttcagtgttacatgatccttcagaaattattctaatatgctgatttattataaatgctggaaacagttgtgctgcctaatatttttgttagctttttcaggattctttaaataaaaagttaaaaagaaaagcttttattcaaaatacaaatattttctgacaatatatatatatatacatttttatcaatttaacacatccttggtgaataaaagtattaatttcttttaataaaaataaaaactaagaatttactgaccacaaacttttaaatggtagtttacaatattacaaaagttttcaatttaaaacaaatgctgttctttttaacttttttttttatcctgaaatattttttcacaggtttcaaaaaaatattaagcagcactgttttcaacattgataataaatcagcatattagagtgatttctgaaggatcatgtaacactaaaAATAGTGTAATCGAGTAAAGATACTGACAATtgacaatacattttaaaatatattcacacataaaacagttattttaatatatttcacaatattactgttttttctggatttttgagtAAATTTAATGCCTTGATGCACAAAAAAAATTTCTttgaaaaacaatacaaatattactgatctcaaacttttgaatacaTTAAAAAGCTATATAATTTCAAGATAAAGTTGATATTCAAAAATGCCAATATAGTGCTGCACACACAAACCAAGTTTAAGATTATGTGCATAAAGGTTAAATGGAAACTTGGAGCATCTGCATGTTATCTGGCAATCAGCTGACTAATTTTTTAAGCTGAGGCGTTGCTCTTCAGCCTACCATCTATGATATGTATCTTGTTTAAATGCTatgaacaaaaaataatatatatttttaaatgaaatcaaAAGCCCTTTCATATGGTACCAAGCATTTCCTTTCACATGCCTGCTTACGCATACAgtacattaattttttttgttagaaTCCAAAGATGTTTtagaaaaggaaaaaagaaaactatAAATCTAAAACATTGTCATATTTTTGATTATGATGTTTAGTCCTTCCTCTTTGGAGCATGGATTCTCTCTGCTTTTGTGGACTTGCTGCTGACAGAGGGTCTTCGCTTCATGTTTGAACTTAAGGTGGATGTTCTTCCAGCTGGACTGTGAGTGACAAGTTTCTATACCATTTTTACAGTAGTTCTtcacaaactttgatgttttcaGTTGTGTTGCCAGGTTTATTTAGTGTATTCTGCAAGCTCAGTGTTACAGTAAATTCCTGCAACACTTTACGCATGTTAAGGTGCAGCTTTTGTGTTTCCTGTTGAACAAGCATCAACTTCTCTTTTTGACCTTGTCTTTTAGATTAACTTTCATGTCTCATTGTATTGTTGTGAAAGTATTCTTTACATCATAACAACATACATGTTGAAATGGCAAGGTCTTGTGAAAGTAAAGTATCAACTTATTTCAAGTTATTTCCTTTGAACTTCTAGCTTTCATACTCTCTATCTAAGAACTCTGTCATCCACCACCAGTCAGTTAAAATAAATTGTGTTCAAAGTTTTTAATAAAATTCACAAAGTACATATTTTAAGTGTCATTATCTCTTAACTTGACCAATGATATCTTGGTTGGTTCTTCCACACTGAAAACATCTTTTTGATAGTTCCACtgctttatttcacaattttccaAACTTGGGAATGATTCACGATTTATTTCTAAAGCATTAACAATTCTTTatttaaggaatagttcatccaaaaatgaaacttctcaACCTTATGGcattcattccaaacctgtatgacttcccATCTTCTGTGAAatgcaaaagaagatattttgaggaatTTTGGTAATCAAATTGTTTTGGTGACCATTGATttccattatttaaaaaataaataaataaataaataaaaacagaggCTGCTGACACATTTCTCAAAATAGAGGAAGTCATACAGTTTTAAAACAAgtgaatacactaccagtcaaatgttttttaacagtaaggtttttaatttgtttttttttttttaagaagtctcttctgctcaccaagcctgcatttattttatccaaagtacagcaaaaacagtacaattttgaaatacttttactgtttaactgttttctatttttaatatattttatgatcAAAGCTAACTTTGTAGCATctttaccccagtcttcagtgtcacatgatccttcagaaatcattctaatatgctgatttgctgttcaagaaacatttttattattattactatcaacatttaaaaaggttgagtacgttttttttttcaggattttttgttgtatagaaagatttaaagatcagcgtttatatgaaataaaaagcttttgtaacattatacactaaaccatttcaaaagcttggagtaagtataattaaattttatttacttgtttattttttgggaaagaaattatagaaaataatcattttatttatcaaggatacctttaaattgattaaaatgatgatgaagacatttataatgttagaaaatttttctgtttcagataaatgctgttcttctgaacttattATTCATTTAATGAAACCTGAAATAATTCTATTCAGCAGTTTTCAGCATAATATACtactaatgtttttgagcagcaaatcggaatattagaatgatttctgaaggattgtgtggctgaagtaatgatgctaaacattcagctttgaaatcacaggaatacattttcaaatatattcaaatagaaaacagttatgttaaatagtaaaaacatttcaaaattgaactctttttgctgtactttggatgaaataaatgcagaagagaacataaaaacattcaaaatcttactattcaaaaacctaatggttagagagtcagacttgtaacccaagggttgcaggttcgagtctcaggtccggcaaggattgtaggtggggggagtgaatgttcAGCACCCTCtctaccctcaataccacgactcctctggcactgaacccccaactgctcacTGGGCACCtcagcaatagcaatatggctggttgtgtgttcactactgtgtgtgtgcacatggatgggttaaatgcagaggtcaccatacttggccacacgtcatGTCTGTTCCTTAATATTCAttttagtgaactatcccttttacaaATACATTTTGAATGAAAAATGGTCAACATTTACTTCATGGATAATAGTCTTTTTGCTTCGATGCCAGTTTGTCAAGCGTCCATCTGTCTCATGAAGCGTGTGCTGTTTAACATCTGGAGAGGCAAGTTGTCTGTGACTTTCAGGCCACTTGTGGTACCACTTGTGGTTAACTAGCCTTGTTTTTGGCTTTCAAGTCTCAATTTTGGCCCCACATGTGTCTGTGCTGTCACTTTTCATCGATTTGTTGATAATTGTTCTACTGACCTTCTCTAATAGTGTTCATTTTTATTCCGGTGCTGCGACGTGTGCCGAGCACATCTCCTGTGCCTGAACTTTCAGGCGAGGTTCTCCCAACACTGGAGAAGTGGGTGCCAACCTGCCATTTCATCATTCTCATAAGCTTCTGCTTGTAGCCTTTACATGCAAAAAAGTAAACAAAGGGATCCAGGCAGGAATTCAAGTTCATAAGACACACTGTAATATGCAGGGATATCTGAAAGGACTGTAGCTCTGTGCAGTCTGGATCGTAGATAAGTTTTCGGATCATGTATTGCAGAAGGTCTATATGGTATGGGCTGAAACACACCAGAAACACAAACACCACTCCTGCGATCACTCCTCTTGCTTTTTTGGTCCTTCCAGAACGTTCCGTGAGTCGGTTCGACTTGGCTGCTAGATGTAGCTTACGGGTTACTATTGAATAGCAAACGATAATTGTGACCACTGGTACTCCGAAGCCTAAAACTACCCCCACGATCAGCATGTAGGGCAGCCCTTTGAAAAGACCTTCAAAGTTGGGGTATTCCATACAGGTGATGCTGCTGTCCGACTCCATTTTGGTTAAGTTAACGGTCAGGAGAGGCAAGGTCTGGGCCAACACCACCAGCCATATGGCCAGACACACTAACCGTGCATTATTCACCTTTCTCATTTTCGCCAGCTTCAGAGGAAACACCAGCGCCACAAAACGATCCACTGCCAGACAGGTCATGAAGTTTACCCCGGCATAGCAGTTTAAATAGAAGAGCAGTGCTATGGCTTTACATAGTCCTTCCCCTAGGGGCCAGTGGAAGCCGAGGCCGTAGTAAACGGCTCGAAGTGGAAGGGACAGGCAGAACAGGATATCAGACACGGCCAGGTTGGCGGAATAAAGCGTGATGGAATTAAGTTTGGTGATGTTCTTGAAGATCACATGAAGAGCCAGGGCGTTGCCTAAAAGTCCCACTGGACATATGATGGAGTAGGCCAGAGGGATGAGAACTCGGGCCACTGGACGATGGTCATATAAGTTGTGGCAAGAGACGTTTTGCGCTAAATCTGGGCTCATCATAGTTATATACAGGAGAAGTCACTGCAGAGAGAGAGGCAAATGGTATAATATAGACTACTATTCAGAAGAAGaattttaatgcttttatttgatcaaaaatacagtaaaaatggcagtattgtgaaatattattacaagtaGCAAggatatatttgtagaaatagccaaaaatacattgcatgggtcaaaatgatcgatttttcttttatgccaaaaatcattaggttattaagtaaaaatcatgttgcatggagatattttgtacatttctgaccgtaaatatatcaaaatttaatttttgattagtaagaacttcatttgaacaactttaaaggcgattttctcaatattttgattgttgtgcactctcagattccagattttcacatagttgtatctcgaacaaatattgtcctatcctaacaaaccatacatcaatagaaagcttttagattatatataaattatgactgcttttgtggtccagaacgttcattatttttattatcaatgttgaagacAGTTAATATTTACGAATATCTGCTTTTATGTTTGTGCAAACCTTTTTTAGGATCAATTTTGTTTTTTATGATTCTGTTAtgattagatttatttatttggaaatataaatctttggagtagggctgcacgattaatcgaacgatgttgtgaggcgcgtttagtcaatgaagccggtactttgattagtagtaaatccccatcacgtgcgttcagctggagcggcaattcaaacaccccagcgtaaatcactgacaagccacgccaaatcgcgctcaaaatcgaattcgattttcagcgcgatttggcgtggcttgtcagtgatttaaggctgtgtgtattaactgccgctccagctgaacgcacgtgatggggatttactactaatcaaagtaccggcttcattgactaaacgcgcctcacaacatcgttcgattaatcgttgcagccctactttgGAGTAACacttttacaataaggttcattagttaactacattagtttaCAAGAACTAAGTATGATCAATATCCACAACATGTATTAATCTCAGTTAATGTTGattttagcatttactaatgcattattaaaatcacaagttgtgtttattaacattattaatgcactgtgaactaacatgaacaaacatgaatgaatgactgtatttttattagctaacattaacaaaggttaataaatagtgtaataaatgtattgttcattgtttgttcatgtatgAACAAAAGACAGCTTATGGTAAAGTGTTACCATCATTTGTCACATAATAACTTAATACTAAAACTAATACtatgtatgattgcagaaaaaagACCTTTTTGGagcagattttgtgtgaaaataaatcatacaagtcg
This region includes:
- the gpr183b gene encoding G-protein coupled receptor 183-B, which translates into the protein MMSPDLAQNVSCHNLYDHRPVARVLIPLAYSIICPVGLLGNALALHVIFKNITKLNSITLYSANLAVSDILFCLSLPLRAVYYGLGFHWPLGEGLCKAIALLFYLNCYAGVNFMTCLAVDRFVALVFPLKLAKMRKVNNARLVCLAIWLVVLAQTLPLLTVNLTKMESDSSITCMEYPNFEGLFKGLPYMLIVGVVLGFGVPVVTIIVCYSIVTRKLHLAAKSNRLTERSGRTKKARGVIAGVVFVFLVCFSPYHIDLLQYMIRKLIYDPDCTELQSFQISLHITVCLMNLNSCLDPFVYFFACKGYKQKLMRMMKWQVGTHFSSVGRTSPESSGTGDVLGTRRSTGIKMNTIREGQ